One bacterium genomic window, ACTTGCCCCCCACCACACGTCTCGTCGTCGATCTCGGTGCGCATATTGGCGCATTCTCGCTGCGCGCCCACCATGACTTCCCCAGCGCGATCTATCTCGCGGTCGAGCCGGAACCCGACAACTTCGCCCTCCTCCAGCGCAACCTTGCCTGGAACAAAACGCCCATTAAAGCATACTGCTGCCACCGCTGGGTAGGTCGGCTTGAAGATGGTGAAACTGCCTTTCTTCAACTCGCGCCGGGCCGGTCGGGCAGCCACCGCATTACCCGCACGCCCACACCCACCCCTGCCCCGCCACCCATCTCGCTGGCCGAACTGCTGCACCACACTAACACTGTTCCCGGCGACTACGCGCTGCTCAA contains:
- a CDS encoding FkbM family methyltransferase translates to LPPTTRLVVDLGAHIGAFSLRAHHDFPSAIYLAVEPEPDNFALLQRNLAWNKTPIKAYCCHRWVGRLEDGETAFLQLAPGRSGSHRITRTPTPTPAPPPISLAELLHHTNTVPGDYALLKLDIEGGEWDFFRNTPPFLIAAFGVIVGEHHGPLDRFTTEIQYCEGLQNHVIMHHNYRAQWELGIFAAVKKTLLPPHEGDML